The sequence GGGACGTCCCAGGAGGCGCGCGACGGCGACGGGCAGCGTCGGGCTGTCCGGGCGGGCGAGGAAGACGGTCGCGCCGAATTCGCCCAGTGACACGGCGAAGGCGAAGCCGGCGGCCACGAGCACCGCGCGACGTACCAGCGGCAGATCGACCTCCCACCACACCCGCCACGGCGACGCCCCGAGCACCGACGCGGCGTCGCGCAGCCGTTGGTCGACGGCGCGCAGCACGGGAAGCATCGTCCGGACGACGAACGGCGCGCCCACGAGTGCCTGAGCGAGCGGGACGAGAATCCAGGACGCGCGCAGATCGAGCGGAGGCTCGTCGAGCGCGATGAGGAAGCCGAAGCCCACGGTGACCGCCGACACCCCGAGCGGCAGCATCAGCAAGGCGTCGAATCCGCGGAGCAGCCGGGATACGCCGCCCGGCCGGCCGTCCTGCCCCCGTCGCTCACGGCTGAGCGCGACGGCGGCCAAGCCGCCGACGACGAGGGCGATGAGCGTCGCCACGGCCGCGTAACGCAGAGAGTTGCCGACCGCCGCGATGGGAGCGACGAGGAAGGTGCCTCCGTCTGCGGAACCGAGGGCCCGGAAGTAGGTCAGACCGAAGCCGTCCGGGGTGTCGAAGGCGCGCAGGACGAGCACCGCGAGCGGCAGCACGAGAAGTACCGCGACGACACCCAGGACGCCGCTCAGCAGCGTCCACTGCGCCACGCCGCGTGGCCGCCGCGCCGTGCGCGACGGGTCCACGAGCCGCAACGTGCTCTCGCCCCTGCGCAGCACCCACGCGTGCAGAGCCAGCACCGCCACGACGGCGCCGAGCTGGACGAGCGTCAGCACCGCCGCCGTGGAGAGATCGAGCAGCTGCGCCGTCTGCCGGTAGATCTCCACCTCCAGCGTCGAGTAGGCCGGGCCGCCGAGGATCTGCACGATCCCGAACGACGTGAAGGTGAACAGGAACACCATCAAGCCGGCCGACGCCACGGCGGGAGCGAGCGCAGGCAGCGTGACCGCCCGCCAGGCCCGCCAGCGCGAAGCGCCCAGGGTGCGCGCGGCGTCCTCCTGCCGCGTGTCCAGCTGCGCCCACAATCCGCCGACCGTGCGCACCACGACGGAGTAGTTGAAGAAGACGTGGGCCGCGAGGATCGCCCAGACCGTGGTGTCCAGGCGCACGCCCCACAGCTCGTCCAACAGCCCGCCGCGCCCGAGTACGGCGAGGAAGGCGCTGCCGACCACGACAGTGGGCAGGACGAAGGGCACCGTGACGACGGCGCGCAGCACGCCCTTCCCGGGGAAAGCAAAGCGCGCGAAGACGTACGCCCCGGGCAGTGCGAGGAGAAGGGTCAACGCCGTGGACACCAGGGCCTGCCACGTCGTGAACCAAAGCACGTCGCGTATGTCGCGGCGCCCCAGGACATCCGCGACGGCGCCGAGCTGCCACCCCGCCGAGGTGTGCAGCCCACGCCCCACGATCGCCGCGACGGGATAGCCGAAGAACAGCGCGAAGAAGAGCGCGGCGGCCGCGACGAGGAGCAGCACGGTGACGCGACGTCGCGTCACGGGACGCGCCGGGGTGAGGCGACGTCGCGCGGGACGTCGCGACGTGTCAGCGCGACCTACGGCGCGCGCCGACGCGTCGTGCGGCGTCCCAGGCGACATCCCGCGCGACCTCACTTGACGACCAGTGAGGTCCAGGCGTTGATCCAGTCCTCACGGTGCTCGGCGATCTTCTGCGGCGCGACGGTCCGCGCTCCGTCGGCCTCCGCTCCGTACCGCGTGAACAGATCCGGCAGCGCCGTCCCCTTGACGACCGGATTGACGAACATCTGGAGCGGCATGTCCCGCTGGAAGGTGTCGCTCAGCAGGAAGTCGAGGAGCGCCTTGCCGCCCTCCGGGTTGGGCGCACCGTCGAGCAGACCCGCGAACTCCGTCTGCCGGAAGCACGTCCCGGTCGCGACACCCGTGGGCGCGTCCTCGGGCCGCGGATCCGCGTAGAGGACCTCGACGGGCGGGCTGGAGGCGTACGAGACGACGAGCGGCCGGTCGCCGCCCGCCTTGTGTCCACCGGCGGAGCCCGAGAACTCCTCGTTGTACGCCTGCTCCCAGCTGTCCACGACCTTGACGCCGTTGGCGCGAAGCTTCTTCCAGTACGTCTGCCACCCCCGCTCCCCGTACTGCGCGACGCTTCCGAGGAGGAAGCCGAGACCCGGCGAAGACGTCGCGGTGTTCTCCGTCACGAGCAGGTTCTTGTAGGCGGGGTCGGCGAGGTCGGCGAGGGTCTTCGGCGGGTCGAGCTTCTTACCCTCGAAGTACTTCTTGTCGTAGTTGACGCATATGTCACCCGTGTCGATGGGGGTGACACGGTGCCGCTTGCCGTCGAGTTGGAGGTCTGCGGGGACGGCGGAGAGTCCCTTCGCCTCGTACGGCTGGAAGACTCCCTGATCCAGGGCGCGGGACAGCAGGGTGTTGTCGACGCCGAAGAAGACGTCGCCCTGAGGACGCCCCTTGGTGAGGACGGCCTGGTTCACCGCCTGACCGGCATCGCCGCTCTTGAGGACCTTGAGGCGGTACCCGGTCTTCTGCTCGAACTTCTTCAGCACGCTCTTGG comes from Streptomyces sp. Tu6071 and encodes:
- a CDS encoding ABC transporter permease, with protein sequence MSPGTPHDASARAVGRADTSRRPARRRLTPARPVTRRRVTVLLLVAAAALFFALFFGYPVAAIVGRGLHTSAGWQLGAVADVLGRRDIRDVLWFTTWQALVSTALTLLLALPGAYVFARFAFPGKGVLRAVVTVPFVLPTVVVGSAFLAVLGRGGLLDELWGVRLDTTVWAILAAHVFFNYSVVVRTVGGLWAQLDTRQEDAARTLGASRWRAWRAVTLPALAPAVASAGLMVFLFTFTSFGIVQILGGPAYSTLEVEIYRQTAQLLDLSTAAVLTLVQLGAVVAVLALHAWVLRRGESTLRLVDPSRTARRPRGVAQWTLLSGVLGVVAVLLVLPLAVLVLRAFDTPDGFGLTYFRALGSADGGTFLVAPIAAVGNSLRYAAVATLIALVVGGLAAVALSRERRGQDGRPGGVSRLLRGFDALLMLPLGVSAVTVGFGFLIALDEPPLDLRASWILVPLAQALVGAPFVVRTMLPVLRAVDQRLRDAASVLGASPWRVWWEVDLPLVRRAVLVAAGFAFAVSLGEFGATVFLARPDSPTLPVAVARLLGRPGDLNYGQAMALSTVLMLVCVVSLLVLERLRPRDVGQGGRGPSGRARSSPAAVTKPRQAPALRPDGAVTAPTEGPLTKERSR
- a CDS encoding thiamine ABC transporter substrate-binding protein codes for the protein MSTRRKTVAAIVAAGLAATGLAACGDDSAADAGPSSGKTVTLVSHDSFAASKSVLKKFEQKTGYRLKVLKSGDAGQAVNQAVLTKGRPQGDVFFGVDNTLLSRALDQGVFQPYEAKGLSAVPADLQLDGKRHRVTPIDTGDICVNYDKKYFEGKKLDPPKTLADLADPAYKNLLVTENTATSSPGLGFLLGSVAQYGERGWQTYWKKLRANGVKVVDSWEQAYNEEFSGSAGGHKAGGDRPLVVSYASSPPVEVLYADPRPEDAPTGVATGTCFRQTEFAGLLDGAPNPEGGKALLDFLLSDTFQRDMPLQMFVNPVVKGTALPDLFTRYGAEADGARTVAPQKIAEHREDWINAWTSLVVK